The following proteins are encoded in a genomic region of Glycine max cultivar Williams 82 chromosome 18, Glycine_max_v4.0, whole genome shotgun sequence:
- the LOC100799521 gene encoding ras-related protein Rab11C isoform X2 — translation MAYKVDHEYDYLFKIVLIGDSGVGKSNILSRFTRNEFCLESKSTIGVEFATRTLQVEGKTVKAQIWDTAGQERYRAITSAYYRGAVGALLVYDITKRQTFENVQRWLRELRDHADSNIVIMMAGNKSDLNHLRAVSTDDAQNLAEREALSFLETSALEAFNVEKAFQTILFDIYQIMSKKALAAQGAASTTSLPHGTTINVSNMSGSVEKKSACCSN, via the exons ATGGCATACAAAGTGGACCATGAATACGACTATCTCTTCAAGATCGTACTCATTGGAGACTCTGGTGTTGGAAAATCCAACATTCTCTCTAGGTTTACCCGAAATGAGTTCTGCTTGGAGTCTAAGTCTACCATTGGGGTTGAATTCGCAACCAGAACCTTACAG GTAGAGGGGAAGACTGTGAAGGCACAAATATGGGACACAGCGGGTCAAGAGAGGTACCGAGCTATAACAAGTGCATACTACAGAGGAGCAGTGGGTGCCTTATTGGTGTATGACATAACCAAGAGGCAAACATTTGAGAATGTACAAAGGTGGCTCCGTGAACTGAGGGACCATGCAGACTCCAACATTGTTATTATGATGGCTGGAAACAAGTCTGATCTCAACCATCTCAGAGCAGTCTCTACTGATGATGCTCAGAATTTGGCTGAGAGAGAGGCTCTCTCATTCCTAGAGACTTCAGCATTAGAGGCCTTCAATGTTGAGAAAGCAtttcaaaccattttgtttGACATATACCAAATTATGAGTAAAAAGGCACTGGCTGCACAGGGAGCAGCTTCCACTACTAGCCTTCCTCATGGGACTACCATAAATGTCTCAAATATGTCAGGTAGTGTGGAGAAGAAATCAGCTTGTTGCTccaattaa
- the LOC100799521 gene encoding ras-related protein Rab11C isoform X1: MYLILEIIFHWGSWSRVVSGVGSMAYKVDHEYDYLFKIVLIGDSGVGKSNILSRFTRNEFCLESKSTIGVEFATRTLQVEGKTVKAQIWDTAGQERYRAITSAYYRGAVGALLVYDITKRQTFENVQRWLRELRDHADSNIVIMMAGNKSDLNHLRAVSTDDAQNLAEREALSFLETSALEAFNVEKAFQTILFDIYQIMSKKALAAQGAASTTSLPHGTTINVSNMSGSVEKKSACCSN; encoded by the exons ATGTATTTGATtttggaaatcattttccaTTGGGGCAGCTGGTCTCGGGTGGTGTCGGGTGTTGGAAGCATGGCATACAAAGTGGACCATGAATACGACTATCTCTTCAAGATCGTACTCATTGGAGACTCTGGTGTTGGAAAATCCAACATTCTCTCTAGGTTTACCCGAAATGAGTTCTGCTTGGAGTCTAAGTCTACCATTGGGGTTGAATTCGCAACCAGAACCTTACAG GTAGAGGGGAAGACTGTGAAGGCACAAATATGGGACACAGCGGGTCAAGAGAGGTACCGAGCTATAACAAGTGCATACTACAGAGGAGCAGTGGGTGCCTTATTGGTGTATGACATAACCAAGAGGCAAACATTTGAGAATGTACAAAGGTGGCTCCGTGAACTGAGGGACCATGCAGACTCCAACATTGTTATTATGATGGCTGGAAACAAGTCTGATCTCAACCATCTCAGAGCAGTCTCTACTGATGATGCTCAGAATTTGGCTGAGAGAGAGGCTCTCTCATTCCTAGAGACTTCAGCATTAGAGGCCTTCAATGTTGAGAAAGCAtttcaaaccattttgtttGACATATACCAAATTATGAGTAAAAAGGCACTGGCTGCACAGGGAGCAGCTTCCACTACTAGCCTTCCTCATGGGACTACCATAAATGTCTCAAATATGTCAGGTAGTGTGGAGAAGAAATCAGCTTGTTGCTccaattaa